A window from Malania oleifera isolate guangnan ecotype guangnan chromosome 7, ASM2987363v1, whole genome shotgun sequence encodes these proteins:
- the LOC131160697 gene encoding probable WRKY transcription factor 75 — MENCQLFFPGSATPSCSPFFTNMPNSHPFSHLDGARGKGFLELKTENTVSHSDAQTSSDQWGFCDDSESKVVRTGKKECCRKKIKMHRYAFHTRTQVDILDDGYRWRKYGQKAVKNCKYPRSYYRCTHQGCNVKKQIQRLSKDEGIVVTTYEGKHTHPTLSLPIAWHVS, encoded by the exons ATGGAGAACTGCCAATTATTTTTCCCCGGTTCAGCAACACCTTCATGTTCTCCATTTTTTACTAACATGCCAAATTCTCATCCCTTTTCTCATTTGGATGGAGCCAGAGGTAAAGGGTTCTTGGAGTTGAAGACAGAGAACACAGTTTCCCACTCAGATGCCCAAACCAGTTCTGATCAATGGGGTTTCTGTGATGATTCTGAAAGTAAGGTGGTGAGAACAGGCAAGAAAGAGTGCTGCAGGAAGAAGATTAAAATGCACAGGTATGCATTTCACACAAGAACCCAGGTTGATATTCTTGATGATGGATATCGATGGAGAAAGTACGGGCAAAAAGCAGTGAAGAACTGCAAATACCCAAG AAGCTATTACAGGTGTACACATCAAGGCTGCAATGTAAAGAAGCAAATCCAGCGGCTTTCCAAGGATGAAGGAATTGTTGTGACAACCTATGAAGGAAAACACACACACCCCACCCTGAGTTTACCAATTGCTTGGCATGTCTCTTGA
- the LOC131160698 gene encoding UDP-arabinopyranose mutase 1-like, which yields MLPIRSSPSTGPIRIPSPTQSPGPLKFTKSTPPPRTAAAEGMAHPATPVSPPLKDDLDIVIPTIRNLDFLEMWRPFLQPYHLIIVQDGDPSRTIRVPDGFDFELYNRNDVNRILGPKASCISFKDSACRCFGFLVSKKKYIFTIDDDCFVAKDPSGKEINALGQHIENLLKPSTPFFFNTLYDPFRDGADFVRGYPFSMREGAPTAISHGLWLNIPDYDAPTQLVKPLERNTRYVDAVLTVPKGTLFPMCGMNLAFNRELIGPAMYFGLMGDGQPIGRYDDMWAGWCTKVICDHLSLGVKTGLPYIWHSKASNPFVNLKKEYKGIYWQEEIIPFFQSALLPKDCTSVQQCYIELSKQVKDKLGAVDPYFQKLADAMVTWIEAWDELNPSAQKAAAASAAQPNGKPKPK from the exons ATGCTCCCTATAAGAAGCAGCCCAAGCACCGGCCCAATCCGTATCCCAAGCCCAACCCAAAGCCCAGGCCCGTTAAAATTCACTAAATCAACTCCACCGCCGCGAACCGCCGCCGCCGAGGGAATGGCTCACCCAGCGACGCCGGTTTCGCCGCCGCTAAAGGACGATCTGGACATCGTGATCCCGACGATCAGGAACCTGGACTTCTTGGAGATGTGGAGGCCGTTCCTGCAGCCGTACCACCTGATCATCGTGCAGGACGGCGATCCGAGCAGGACGATCCGAGTGCCCGACGGGTTCGACTTCGAGCTCTACAATCGGAACGACGTGAATCGGATCCTCGGACCAAAGGCCTCCTGCATCTCCTTCAAGGACTCCGCCTGCCGCTGCTTCGGCTTCCTCGTTTCCAAGAAGAAGTACATCTTCACCATCGACGACGATTGCTTC GTGGCGAAGGATCCGAGCGGGAAGGAGATAAACGCGTTGGGACAGCACATAGAGAACCTGCTGAAGCCGTCGACGCCTTTCTTCTTCAACACGCTGTACGACCCGTTTAGGGACGGGGCGGACTTTGTGCGCGGGTACCCGTTTAGCATGAGGGAGGGTGCGCCCACCGCCATATCTCACGGGTTGTGGCTCAACATCCCGGACTACGACGCGCCCACCCAGCTCGTCAAGCCTCTGGAGCGCAACACCAG GTATGTGGATGCTGTGTTGACTGTCCCGAAGGGCACTTTGTTCCCAATGTGTGGGATGAACCTGGCTTTCAACAGGGAGCTCATAGGGCCAGCCATGTATTTTGGGCTCATGGGTGATGGCCAACCCATTGGCAGATATGATGATATGTGGGCCGGCTGGTGTACCAAG GTGATATGTGACCATTTGAGCCTTGGGGTAAAGACAGGGCTGCCCTACATTTGGCACAGTAAGGCCAGCAACCCATTTGTGAACCTGAAGAAAGAATACAAGGGCATATACTGGCAAGAAGAGATCATCCCTTTCTTCCAATCTGCCCTCCTCCCCAAAGACTGCACCTCTGTTCAGCAATGCTACATTGAACTCTCCAAACAGGTCAAGGACAAGCTGGGCGCAGTGGACCCTTACTTCCAGAAGCTTGCAGATGCCATGGTTACTTGGATTGAGGCCTGGGATGAGCTCAACCCATCAGCCCAAAAAGCAGCAGCTGCCTCTGCTGCCCAGCCCAATGGCAAGCCCAAGCCCAAGTAG